Proteins encoded in a region of the Sulfurimonas marina genome:
- a CDS encoding NGG1p interacting factor NIF3: MYKLNFFVPEADKERVKEALFALGVGRYENYECCSWETLGQGQFKPIEQANPAIGELDKLEVLPEYKVEMICKDELIKEAVKTLKEVHLYEEVAYEVFKMAEF, translated from the coding sequence ATGTATAAACTCAACTTTTTCGTCCCCGAAGCTGATAAAGAGAGGGTAAAAGAGGCTCTTTTTGCACTAGGTGTCGGAAGATACGAGAACTATGAGTGTTGTTCGTGGGAGACTCTAGGACAGGGACAGTTTAAGCCTATAGAGCAGGCGAATCCTGCCATAGGTGAGCTTGATAAACTTGAAGTACTGCCTGAGTATAAAGTGGAGATGATCTGCAAAGATGAGCTGATAAAAGAGGCTGTAAAAACGCTCAAAGAGGTACACCTTTACGAAGAGGTAGCGTACGAAGTTTTTAAGATGGCGGAGTTTTAA
- a CDS encoding efflux RND transporter periplasmic adaptor subunit, with translation MKEQSLEETIGVHKTKKSQWKRWLIWLGLIVVIGAVAGMKFMPEQKRIEYKTEAAKSRDIVITVSATGNLEPTNTVDVGIEVSGTITEVYVDFNDHVKKGEVLAKIDTTKLESKVRNSKAALAVAKADLENTKVSLHNAKVEYERAQSLFKSTGGNYPSSKEMDATKTTYDLASASYTGKKALVLQAEANLQSNEDDLRKAVVHSPLEGIILDRSIDVGQSVVASMQVPVLFTIAENLAKMELSVSVDEADIGQVQKGQSVTFSVDAYPKKTFSGTITKVQFNSEIVDGVVTYNAIVAVNNDNLLLRPGMTATAQIKTQELKQVLTIPNAALRYAPKSETMENTKGERVWSLENGKPKAQDVVLGESDGVYTIVKSGLAKDTQVIIGSK, from the coding sequence ATGAAAGAGCAGTCATTAGAAGAGACTATAGGTGTGCATAAAACAAAAAAATCGCAATGGAAACGCTGGCTTATATGGTTAGGTTTAATAGTTGTTATTGGGGCAGTTGCAGGGATGAAGTTTATGCCTGAACAAAAACGCATCGAATACAAAACAGAAGCAGCAAAATCTAGAGATATTGTGATTACCGTTTCGGCAACGGGTAATCTGGAGCCTACTAATACAGTTGATGTGGGTATTGAGGTTTCAGGAACGATTACAGAAGTGTATGTTGACTTTAACGATCATGTAAAAAAAGGGGAGGTTCTAGCCAAAATCGATACTACTAAACTAGAATCAAAGGTGAGAAACTCAAAAGCGGCATTAGCGGTTGCAAAAGCAGATCTTGAAAACACAAAAGTTTCACTTCATAATGCAAAAGTGGAGTATGAGCGTGCACAATCATTATTTAAATCAACGGGAGGTAACTACCCTTCAAGCAAAGAGATGGATGCAACAAAAACTACCTATGATCTTGCAAGTGCAAGTTATACCGGGAAAAAAGCGCTGGTATTACAAGCTGAAGCAAACTTGCAGTCAAATGAAGATGATCTGCGTAAAGCGGTTGTACACTCACCGCTTGAGGGGATTATCTTGGATCGCAGCATAGATGTTGGACAAAGCGTTGTTGCCTCTATGCAGGTTCCGGTACTTTTTACGATCGCAGAAAATCTGGCAAAGATGGAGCTTTCTGTAAGTGTCGATGAAGCAGATATCGGCCAGGTACAAAAAGGGCAGAGCGTGACGTTTAGCGTTGATGCCTACCCGAAAAAAACTTTTAGCGGTACGATCACCAAAGTGCAGTTTAACTCGGAGATAGTTGACGGGGTTGTAACGTACAATGCGATTGTGGCGGTAAATAATGACAATCTGCTTTTACGACCGGGGATGACGGCAACTGCACAAATAAAAACGCAGGAGCTTAAACAGGTACTTACTATCCCTAATGCGGCACTAAGATATGCTCCAAAATCGGAAACTATGGAGAATACTAAGGGGGAGAGAGTTTGGAGTTTAGAAAACGGTAAACCTAAAGCACAAGATGTAGTGTTAGGGGAAAGTGACGGTGTCTATACAATTGTTAAAAGCGGATTGGCAAAAGATACACAAGTGATCATAGGTAGTAAATAG
- a CDS encoding bacteriohemerythrin — translation MKDELHINIPAMDEKHDEFLQILSLIKSCTSKQFLPLFSELIEHTREHFSFEEKLMDKYEFYAKTEHKEEHKNLLGEMEYFYAQAQKMPMFGKSYINDYAYDKFKRHVINIDSQFAMFLKERNIELQ, via the coding sequence ATGAAAGACGAGCTACATATAAACATACCGGCTATGGATGAAAAACACGATGAGTTTTTACAAATACTCTCTCTTATAAAGTCTTGTACTTCAAAGCAGTTCTTACCTTTGTTTTCAGAGCTTATAGAACACACCAGGGAGCATTTTAGTTTTGAAGAGAAACTGATGGATAAGTATGAATTTTACGCAAAAACGGAACACAAAGAGGAGCACAAAAACCTGCTGGGCGAGATGGAATACTTTTATGCACAGGCGCAAAAAATGCCTATGTTTGGAAAATCATACATCAATGACTACGCCTATGACAAGTTTAAACGCCACGTCATAAATATAGATTCCCAATTTGCAATGTTTTTAAAAGAGAGGAATATAGAGTTACAGTAA
- a CDS encoding CHASE domain-containing protein, with product MVQCIKFLFRLLNKYFTYSGVSVFLVFLLSLALSIVIWLYSKSYYDNLADERFERRISESLENLEDKIYLYENILHSGIGFFQGSDNVSAKEWHDFVDALAIKKRNYGMQGIGYAVMLKPYEVEAIETKMQKEGIDSFSLKPKGEREIYSAILYLEPLDKRNKEAIGYDMFSEPTRRAAMEIARDTGLPAISKKVTLVQEIDSDVQAGMLMYLPLYKKGTKPKTVEERRKLLKGFVYSPFRMNDLISTLDVKRSALEMKIYDGEEMTDQHLLYDSFTSYAKKAKYSTVKKFQVNNLTWNVYFASTKEFDDATTSPYPLLITLVGLIANFLLLLIILALFKSLKNLKTQTQKTKEQTSYMLHQSRMAQMGEMINMIAHQWRQPLSSISTISGTLTIDIELDNYEKKFFLEQLQSIDNLSQHLSSTINDFRDFFKDKKQKQLATAHQIVDETLQIIGSSFESKNIEVITEGDHNISIYTYVNEIKQVLLNILKNAEDALLEKRDGDFKIWILWYQIGENVTISIEDNAGGIPDKIMKKIFEPYFSTKHDNNGTGLGLYMSKTIVEEHCNGTLSVTNTERGANFTIEIPTATDEIDN from the coding sequence ATGGTTCAATGTATAAAGTTCCTGTTTAGACTTCTAAATAAATATTTTACATATAGTGGTGTAAGTGTTTTTCTTGTTTTTTTACTCTCTTTAGCGTTATCTATAGTGATATGGCTTTATTCGAAAAGCTACTATGACAACCTTGCAGATGAGAGGTTTGAGAGAAGAATATCGGAGAGTTTAGAAAATCTGGAAGATAAGATCTATCTTTATGAAAATATACTGCACAGCGGAATAGGTTTTTTTCAGGGAAGTGATAACGTATCTGCTAAAGAGTGGCATGACTTTGTAGATGCATTGGCAATAAAAAAACGCAATTACGGTATGCAGGGTATCGGGTATGCAGTAATGCTGAAACCTTATGAAGTAGAAGCTATTGAGACAAAGATGCAAAAAGAGGGGATTGATTCATTTTCACTGAAACCAAAAGGGGAAAGGGAAATATATAGCGCTATTTTGTATCTTGAACCTTTGGATAAACGAAACAAAGAAGCTATAGGGTATGATATGTTTTCAGAACCGACTAGAAGAGCGGCGATGGAGATAGCAAGAGATACCGGATTGCCTGCAATCAGCAAAAAAGTAACATTGGTTCAAGAGATAGATTCCGATGTTCAGGCTGGTATGCTGATGTATCTTCCACTTTATAAAAAAGGGACGAAGCCAAAGACGGTAGAGGAGCGTAGAAAACTGCTTAAAGGTTTTGTCTATAGTCCATTTCGTATGAATGACCTTATAAGTACACTTGATGTGAAAAGATCCGCTTTAGAGATGAAAATTTACGATGGTGAAGAGATGACGGATCAGCACCTGTTATATGATTCATTTACTTCCTATGCTAAAAAAGCAAAGTATAGTACGGTGAAAAAGTTTCAAGTGAACAATCTTACATGGAATGTATATTTTGCAAGTACAAAAGAGTTTGATGATGCAACAACAAGTCCATATCCTCTGCTTATAACACTTGTGGGATTGATTGCAAACTTTTTATTATTATTAATCATCTTGGCACTTTTTAAGAGTTTAAAAAACTTAAAAACTCAAACGCAAAAAACAAAAGAGCAAACATCGTATATGCTGCATCAGTCAAGAATGGCACAGATGGGAGAGATGATCAATATGATTGCACACCAGTGGCGCCAACCGCTCTCTTCTATCTCCACTATTTCAGGGACATTGACCATAGATATAGAACTTGATAATTATGAGAAGAAGTTTTTTCTCGAACAGCTTCAGTCGATAGATAACTTATCGCAGCATCTCTCTTCAACGATCAATGATTTTAGAGATTTTTTTAAGGACAAAAAACAGAAGCAATTAGCTACGGCTCATCAGATTGTTGATGAAACACTGCAGATTATCGGGAGCTCTTTTGAGTCTAAAAACATCGAAGTGATAACTGAAGGGGATCACAATATTAGTATATATACTTATGTAAATGAGATTAAACAGGTATTATTAAACATACTTAAAAATGCGGAAGATGCTTTACTAGAGAAAAGAGATGGAGATTTTAAAATATGGATATTATGGTATCAGATAGGAGAGAATGTTACAATAAGTATTGAAGACAATGCTGGAGGGATTCCTGATAAAATAATGAAAAAGATATTTGAGCCTTACTTTAGTACAAAACATGATAATAACGGTACGGGACTCGGACTTTATATGTCAAAGACGATTGTTGAGGAACATTGTAACGGAACCCTCAGTGTGACCAATACAGAACGTGGGGCAAATTTTACAATAGAGATTCCTACGGCAACTGATGAAATTGATAATTAG
- a CDS encoding D-hexose-6-phosphate mutarotase — protein sequence MIKKLQNGFEYVEISNKAAIAKIALQGAHLFHYERSSEIPLLWLSDASKFELGTAIRGGVPICWPSFGNNNPKLPQHGFARTVMWQLGEIQELDEDTTQLRFSLEDSKESRELWDYKFLVELTIRVGKTLEMELKTTNCDNVPFTITQALHTYFNVSAIEDVTIEGLEGKKYLDALTLQHHTQVDEIRFSQEVDRVYQGVEDTIILKDANREIELKNSGSKSVVVWNPWIDKCARMSGMKPDAYKEFVCIESANAYEDKREILPNKSHTIHLSV from the coding sequence ATGATAAAAAAGCTTCAAAACGGGTTTGAATATGTAGAGATAAGTAATAAAGCTGCAATTGCTAAAATAGCTTTGCAGGGTGCACATCTTTTTCACTATGAGCGCAGCAGTGAGATACCTTTACTGTGGCTGAGTGATGCAAGTAAATTTGAATTAGGAACTGCTATCCGCGGAGGGGTGCCGATCTGCTGGCCCTCTTTTGGAAATAACAATCCTAAACTTCCGCAACACGGGTTTGCCAGAACGGTAATGTGGCAACTAGGTGAGATTCAAGAGCTTGATGAAGATACTACACAACTTAGATTCTCTTTGGAAGATTCAAAAGAGAGTAGAGAGTTATGGGATTATAAATTTTTGGTAGAGCTTACGATCAGAGTTGGAAAAACACTTGAGATGGAGTTAAAAACTACAAACTGTGACAATGTTCCTTTTACAATCACTCAAGCGCTTCATACATATTTTAATGTATCGGCGATCGAAGATGTCACTATAGAAGGACTAGAGGGTAAAAAATACCTTGATGCACTTACTCTGCAACACCATACACAAGTGGATGAGATACGATTTTCTCAAGAGGTGGATCGTGTCTATCAGGGTGTGGAAGATACGATTATTTTAAAAGATGCCAACCGCGAGATAGAGCTTAAAAACAGCGGTTCTAAGAGTGTAGTTGTGTGGAATCCGTGGATCGACAAGTGTGCAAGAATGAGCGGTATGAAACCGGATGCCTATAAAGAGTTTGTATGTATAGAGAGTGCAAATGCGTATGAGGATAAGCGCGAGATCTTACCAAATAAGAGTCATACTATACACCTAAGTGTTTAA
- a CDS encoding ABC transporter permease, translated as MFINALLLAIKEIRRNLLRSFLTVLGIVIGVASVIAMVILGDGTTAHITQNISKLGSNMLTLTPGAERRGPASAGITTKPFNIDDIAVLQRETTYISAVAPSTAASLTAVYGNENHTTAVYGTNNDYFTIRDWTIDKGRTFTEQELSSGKAVCVIGHTVQEELFGQQNPINKNIRLEKFSCQVIGTLESKGAAGMRGMDQDDFIAVPIRMFQRRISGSRDISAILLSFKKDANIEEAKKEVTLITREIRRIRKGMDDDFHVHDMRDIIKTMTSTTKMLTYLLGSVAAISLLVGGIGIMNIMLVSVTERTREIGIRLAIGAMEREVLLQFLVESIVLSSLGGLIGIIIGLAIALGATNYFDIPFIINTTVIIVAFIFSMFVGIFFGYFPAKKAAKMNPIDALRHE; from the coding sequence ATGTTCATTAATGCCTTATTGCTTGCCATAAAAGAGATCAGAAGAAATTTACTGCGCTCATTCCTAACGGTGCTTGGAATTGTGATCGGTGTTGCTTCGGTTATTGCCATGGTGATTTTAGGGGATGGGACAACTGCACATATTACACAAAACATCTCTAAACTCGGAAGCAATATGTTGACATTAACTCCGGGAGCTGAACGAAGAGGTCCGGCATCTGCAGGGATTACTACAAAACCTTTTAATATAGATGATATTGCCGTGCTCCAAAGGGAGACAACCTACATCAGTGCGGTTGCCCCTTCAACTGCTGCAAGTTTAACGGCCGTTTACGGAAATGAAAACCATACGACGGCGGTATACGGTACAAACAACGACTATTTTACGATCCGTGACTGGACCATAGATAAAGGGAGAACATTTACCGAGCAAGAACTTAGCAGTGGAAAAGCCGTGTGTGTAATAGGACATACGGTTCAAGAGGAGTTATTTGGACAGCAAAACCCGATCAATAAAAATATACGTTTGGAAAAATTCTCGTGTCAGGTGATAGGTACTTTGGAGTCTAAAGGGGCTGCGGGTATGCGTGGAATGGACCAAGACGACTTTATAGCGGTTCCGATCAGGATGTTCCAGCGCCGAATAAGCGGGAGCAGAGATATCAGTGCAATTTTGCTTTCGTTTAAAAAAGATGCAAATATAGAAGAAGCAAAAAAAGAGGTCACACTCATTACGCGTGAGATCAGACGTATCCGTAAAGGGATGGATGATGATTTTCATGTTCACGATATGCGTGACATCATAAAAACGATGACATCTACGACGAAAATGTTAACCTATCTGCTTGGCTCTGTTGCAGCTATTAGTTTACTCGTAGGCGGAATCGGGATTATGAATATTATGCTGGTCTCGGTTACCGAGCGTACCCGAGAGATTGGTATCCGTCTTGCAATAGGTGCGATGGAGCGAGAAGTATTGCTGCAGTTTTTGGTAGAATCAATTGTGCTTTCATCTTTGGGCGGACTGATAGGGATTATTATCGGTTTAGCAATTGCTCTTGGAGCGACAAACTATTTTGATATACCTTTTATTATCAATACAACGGTGATTATCGTTGCTTTTATATTTTCTATGTTTGTGGGGATATTTTTTGGATATTTCCCTGCAAAAAAAGCGGCAAAAATGAATCCTATAGATGCACTAAGGCATGAATAA
- a CDS encoding response regulator transcription factor: MKEELLAIKKLTGDISLLYVEDNAGLRHNMEKLLGRVFENIILAEDGEEGYKKFLEYQPKILITDINMPKTNGFKLIKKVMTADPDCKVIILSAYDEKEYLHLAINLGVFRYLQKPAKVPELLNGIYSALKAIHDQENRCLFANQLSTILNYQNNIVLMMHDEEFILCNQRFSEFFGVEDLEDFEKKYPDIGDLFQEHKEFLYSTPTEKWYDVVKENPGKLFHTKIKNHENESRHLILKARAVPEKEGHFVLSFDDVTELNLMSLFDSDATRRDSLAKDTESITSLMRVVQNNSSELKIHNFYKGLTIVNSAVIAKITDDEVVLKMPYPQLKIIQLSKYLTISSEVFPKSVICRDIKQVDMDSQSVTIGKMSFALQEVADRQYIRLEPEENHSCTIFYKNIKFEGKTRIVDISEVSVKIAIDALPAGLVVGTELKISFNLNLNGRLISITTDSNVYRIDENGKNYYLITMYELTKHNLHQLKDYLASRQMALIREFKHLGV; the protein is encoded by the coding sequence ATGAAAGAAGAACTTTTAGCAATAAAAAAACTGACCGGTGATATAAGTTTACTTTATGTTGAAGACAATGCTGGACTTCGTCATAATATGGAAAAGCTGCTAGGAAGAGTTTTCGAAAATATTATACTGGCTGAAGACGGTGAAGAGGGTTATAAAAAATTTTTGGAGTATCAGCCTAAAATTCTTATAACCGATATTAATATGCCTAAAACCAACGGCTTTAAATTAATAAAAAAAGTGATGACAGCAGATCCCGACTGTAAGGTAATTATCTTATCAGCCTATGATGAGAAGGAGTATCTTCATTTAGCTATCAATCTTGGAGTGTTTCGCTACCTGCAAAAACCTGCAAAAGTTCCTGAGCTTCTTAACGGTATCTACTCTGCACTAAAAGCTATTCACGATCAGGAAAACAGATGTCTTTTTGCTAACCAGCTGAGTACTATTTTGAATTATCAAAACAATATAGTTTTAATGATGCATGATGAGGAGTTCATACTTTGTAACCAACGCTTTTCTGAATTTTTCGGGGTTGAGGACCTTGAGGATTTTGAAAAGAAATACCCGGATATTGGCGATCTTTTTCAAGAGCATAAAGAGTTTTTATACTCTACGCCGACAGAAAAATGGTACGATGTAGTTAAAGAAAATCCGGGAAAACTTTTTCATACAAAAATAAAAAACCATGAAAACGAAAGCCGCCACCTTATACTCAAGGCAAGGGCCGTACCTGAAAAGGAGGGGCATTTTGTTCTCTCTTTTGATGATGTCACAGAACTCAATCTTATGTCTCTATTTGACAGTGATGCAACAAGAAGAGACAGTCTTGCAAAAGACACAGAGTCGATTACCTCCTTAATGCGTGTAGTTCAAAACAACTCTTCAGAACTTAAAATTCACAACTTCTATAAAGGGCTTACAATTGTCAATTCTGCTGTAATTGCAAAAATTACAGATGATGAAGTGGTACTTAAAATGCCCTATCCACAACTTAAAATCATACAATTATCAAAATATCTGACTATATCTTCTGAGGTGTTTCCAAAGAGTGTCATCTGCCGTGATATCAAACAGGTTGATATGGACAGCCAATCTGTCACTATAGGAAAGATGAGTTTTGCGCTTCAAGAAGTAGCAGATAGACAGTATATCCGTCTAGAGCCTGAAGAGAACCATAGCTGTACGATCTTTTATAAAAACATCAAATTTGAAGGAAAAACCAGAATTGTAGATATTTCGGAAGTCTCCGTAAAAATTGCGATCGATGCTCTACCTGCAGGGCTCGTAGTTGGGACTGAACTTAAAATCTCATTTAACCTTAACCTTAACGGCAGACTCATCTCCATAACAACAGATTCAAATGTTTACAGAATTGATGAAAACGGGAAAAACTATTATCTTATAACAATGTATGAGCTCACTAAGCACAATCTCCATCAACTCAAAGACTATCTTGCCAGCAGGCAAATGGCTCTTATACGTGAGTTTAAACACTTAGGTGTATAG
- a CDS encoding ABC transporter ATP-binding protein, with product MSEKKNPPLIEFRKVKKVYGSGEATAYALKGIDLAIEKGEFVAIMGPSGSGKSTMMNIIGSLDVPSSGEYLFEGADVGSLDKDQLALLRRYYLGFVFQGFNLLAKTTALENVELPLIYKGIKPQERKKMALEALEKVGIAQVWEHTPGELSGGQQQRVAIARAIVTNPKILLADEPTGNLDTARSIEIMELLQKFNKEQGITVIMVTHEEDMASFAQRIIHFKDGLIENIKLNGKGKDVH from the coding sequence ATGTCCGAGAAAAAAAATCCCCCATTGATTGAGTTTAGAAAAGTTAAAAAAGTGTACGGTAGCGGAGAAGCTACTGCATATGCACTCAAAGGGATTGACTTAGCGATTGAGAAAGGGGAGTTTGTAGCGATCATGGGACCGAGCGGTTCGGGAAAATCGACTATGATGAACATCATAGGTTCTTTAGATGTTCCAAGCAGCGGAGAGTATCTGTTTGAGGGTGCCGATGTCGGAAGTTTAGATAAAGACCAGCTCGCTCTTTTAAGACGCTATTATCTGGGATTTGTTTTTCAAGGGTTTAATCTTTTGGCAAAAACGACAGCTCTGGAAAATGTTGAACTCCCTCTGATCTATAAAGGGATCAAACCCCAAGAGCGTAAAAAGATGGCTTTAGAGGCGTTGGAGAAAGTGGGCATAGCTCAGGTATGGGAACATACTCCAGGAGAGCTCTCAGGTGGACAGCAACAGCGTGTGGCAATTGCAAGAGCGATAGTGACAAACCCTAAAATACTTTTAGCCGATGAGCCGACGGGGAACTTGGATACGGCAAGAAGTATAGAGATAATGGAGCTGTTGCAAAAGTTTAATAAAGAGCAGGGGATTACCGTTATCATGGTAACACATGAAGAGGATATGGCAAGTTTTGCACAGAGAATTATCCATTTTAAAGATGGTTTGATCGAAAACATAAAGTTAAATGGAAAGGGTAAAGATGTTCATTAA
- a CDS encoding ABC transporter ATP-binding protein: MEKEPISLKYLFKLVLQKKRALVWGQIITFITILISVPIPLMLPVMVDEVLLDKPAQIVSTIDQLFGAGNAFYYIALVTFAVVFLRFIYFIFTVVITKIFTKIAKYVTFEVRKKVIEHLKITSMNEYETIGSGAITANLITDVNTLDSFIMTSASRFVASVLTMIAVGIVMIAIDPVLGLLILLIQPLIMFISKKMVKRVGVLKKEENESIERFQEDIGESLELFGQIKASNKENYFFSKAITQAEDIQKTSNEYGYKSVAFEKLSYTIFLIFFELLRASGLLLVAYSDLSIGMMFAMFGYIWFIMTPVQDILSMQYSYSSATAAIKRLNRVLGLKTEASGAEQLSTERLDLKLSHVNFSYNKEKRVLEDISLEIPSGAKVAFIGASGSGKTTLAQIISGFYEKESGSYQCNGVEIEDIDKHSLREKIFLVLQMPILFNATLRFNITMGDESISDEEIARALEIAQLSKMLEGMPKGLETIVGHHGIRLSGGQRQRLSIARMIIADPSVVIFDESTSALDVHTEAKLYATLTPLLKDKTVITIAHRLSTVKNADMIYVLENGKIVQQGTHKELEEEEGHYMEFLKRQLL; encoded by the coding sequence ATGGAGAAAGAACCAATATCTTTAAAGTATCTTTTTAAACTGGTTTTACAGAAAAAAAGAGCCCTTGTCTGGGGACAGATAATCACTTTTATAACGATACTTATAAGTGTCCCTATCCCTTTGATGCTCCCTGTTATGGTCGATGAGGTGCTCTTGGATAAACCGGCTCAGATAGTTTCGACAATCGATCAGCTTTTTGGAGCCGGAAATGCTTTTTATTACATAGCACTTGTAACTTTTGCGGTGGTATTTTTACGCTTTATCTATTTCATCTTTACGGTTGTGATCACAAAAATCTTTACCAAGATCGCAAAATATGTCACGTTTGAAGTGCGAAAAAAGGTGATCGAGCATCTAAAAATCACCTCTATGAACGAGTACGAAACGATTGGAAGCGGCGCAATTACCGCAAATCTCATCACCGATGTAAATACGTTAGATAGTTTCATTATGACAAGTGCCAGCCGTTTTGTCGCTTCGGTTTTGACAATGATAGCGGTGGGGATTGTGATGATAGCGATCGATCCTGTTCTTGGACTTTTGATACTCTTGATTCAGCCCTTGATTATGTTTATCTCCAAAAAGATGGTCAAACGTGTGGGTGTGCTCAAAAAAGAGGAGAACGAATCTATTGAGCGTTTTCAGGAGGATATCGGGGAATCTTTAGAGCTGTTTGGACAGATCAAAGCGAGTAACAAAGAGAACTACTTTTTTTCAAAAGCTATAACACAAGCAGAGGATATTCAGAAAACCTCCAATGAATACGGTTATAAAAGTGTAGCTTTTGAAAAACTTTCTTACACGATATTTCTAATCTTTTTTGAGCTTTTACGGGCAAGCGGACTTTTACTCGTGGCGTACAGTGATCTGAGCATCGGGATGATGTTTGCAATGTTTGGCTACATCTGGTTTATTATGACACCGGTGCAGGATATCCTTTCTATGCAGTACTCCTACTCCTCGGCTACAGCTGCTATCAAACGACTCAACCGAGTGCTTGGTTTAAAAACGGAAGCTAGCGGAGCAGAACAACTCTCTACAGAGAGACTTGATCTGAAACTCTCCCATGTGAACTTTTCTTACAACAAAGAAAAAAGGGTGCTTGAAGATATCTCTTTAGAGATCCCAAGCGGTGCAAAAGTAGCTTTTATCGGTGCGAGCGGGAGCGGAAAAACAACACTGGCTCAGATCATCTCGGGCTTTTATGAAAAAGAGAGCGGGAGTTATCAGTGTAACGGTGTAGAGATAGAAGATATTGACAAGCATTCACTTCGAGAGAAGATATTTTTAGTATTGCAGATGCCCATACTTTTTAATGCGACTTTGCGTTTTAACATTACGATGGGGGATGAGAGTATAAGCGATGAAGAGATAGCAAGAGCACTCGAGATCGCACAACTAAGCAAGATGTTGGAGGGGATGCCAAAAGGGCTTGAAACGATTGTAGGGCATCATGGTATTCGTCTCTCAGGCGGGCAGCGTCAGCGTCTAAGCATTGCCCGTATGATCATAGCCGATCCAAGTGTAGTGATCTTTGATGAATCCACTTCTGCACTTGACGTTCACACCGAAGCAAAACTTTACGCGACACTTACACCGCTTTTAAAAGATAAAACCGTTATTACGATCGCCCATCGTCTGAGTACCGTTAAAAATGCAGATATGATCTATGTCCTTGAAAACGGAAAAATCGTCCAGCAAGGGACTCATAAAGAGTTAGAAGAGGAGGAGGGACACTATATGGAGTTCTTAAAAAGGCAGTTACTGTAA